In the genome of Sphaeramia orbicularis chromosome 13, fSphaOr1.1, whole genome shotgun sequence, one region contains:
- the LOC115431811 gene encoding extracellular calcium-sensing receptor-like: MPEFTKSHTDTVSTKATSVKCKLQGNTHLPAFSMDGDYIIGGVFTIHQYMHTEVHDYTSMPEPLRCTGSVKTRELRFARTMIFAIDEINNSTELLPGVTLGYQIHDSCSSVSIAVQKALQLTNGQDPEFDTSQNCSNSGMVMAIVGESGSTPSIAMSRIIGPFDIPQVSHFATCACLSDKQQYPSFFRTIPSDQFQADALVKLVKHFGWTWIGAIRSDSDYGNNGMASFLYAAQKEGICVEYSESFSGTHPRSRFQRVAEVIRRSTSMVIVAFAATADMRILLEELSLQPFPPHQWIGSEAWVTDADLLKYNFCAGALGFSIEQSVIPGLRDFLLDLSPTVVTASPVLTEFWEEAFNCRLGKGEGTDERVCDGTEDIHNLQSSYTDTSQLRITNMVYKAVYAIAHAIHNALCVERNSTRHCDQFAKIQSTQVFTQLRKVNFSQNGYSVSFDANGDPVATYELVNWQKSKTGRNEFVTVGFYDASLPLGREVHINKDITWMEGSTQVPVSVCSESCRPGTRKVLQKGKPVCCYDCTPCPEGEISNVTDSPDCFPCPSEFWPNANRDSCLPKPVEFLSFSEVLGIILVSFSVAGACLAIMTAAVFFRHRTTPIVRANNSELSFLLLFSLTLCFLCSITFIGTPSEWSCMLRHTAFGITFVLCISCVLGKTIVVLMAFKATLPGSNVMKWFGPPQQRMTVVSVTSVQVLICIIWLVVSPPFPMKNLTTYKERIILECALGSAIGFWAVLGYVGLLAVFCFVLAVLARKLPDNFNEAKFITFSMLIFCAVWITFIPAYVSSPGKFTVAVEIFAILASSFGLILCIFAPKCYIILFKPEKNTKKHLMNKSPQ, translated from the exons ATGCCTGAGTTTACAAAGTCTCATACTGACACAGTCAGCACTAAGGCTACATCAGTGAAATGTAAGCTCCAGGGTAATACTCATCTACCTGCATTCTCCATGGATGGTGACTACATTATCGGGGGTGTTTTCACCATTCATCAGTACATGCACACAGAGGTGCATGACTACACCAGCATGCCTGAGCCACTGAGGTGCACAGGGAG CGTTAAGACACGTGAACTGCGCTTTGCACGCACCATGATATTCGCCATTGATGAGATAAACAACAGCACAGAGCTGCTGCCAGGCGTTACACTCGGTTACCAAATCCATGACTCATGTTCTTCAGTGTCTATTGCTGTGCAAAAAGCCCTTCAGCTCACAAATGGCCAGGACCCAGAATTTGACACCAGTCAGAACTGCTCAAACTCTGGCATGGTTATGGCTATTGTTGGAGAGTCTGGGTCAACGCCATCAATCGCCATGTCACGCATCATCGGGCCCTTTGACATTCCTCAG gtcAGTCACTTTGCCACTTGTGCATGTTTGTCTGATAAACAGCAATATCCCAGCTTCTTCAGAACAATCCCCAGTGACCAGTTCCAGGCTGATGCACTGGTCAAACTGGTCAAACACTTTGGTTGGACTTGGATAGGGGCTATCCGGTCTGACTCAGACTATGGGAATAATGGCATGGCATCATTCCTGTATGCAGCCCAGAAAGAAGGCATCTGTGTGGAATACTCTGAGTCTTTCTCTGGGACCCACCCACGAAGCAGATTCCAGAGAGTGGCTGAAGTTATCCGGAG GTCAACATCTATGGTTATTGTGGCATTTGCAGCCACTGCAGATATGAGGATCCTTTTGGAGGAGCTTTCACTCCAGCCTTTTCCTCCTCACCAGTGGATCGGCAGCGAGGCCTGGGTCACAGATGCAGACTTGTTGAAGTATAACTTCTGTGCAGGAGCCCTTGGATTTAGTATTGAACAGTCTGTCATCCCAGGGCTCAGAGACTTCTTACTGGATCTCTCTCCTACTGTAGTGACTGCATCCCCTGTACTTACTGAGTTCTGGGAGGAAGCGTTTAACTGCAGACTGGGAAAAG GTGAAGGCACAGATGAGAGGGTGTGTGATGGAACTGAAGACATACACAATCTCCAGAGCTCATACACTGACACATCTCAGCTCCGAATCACTAACATGGTGTATAAGGCTGTGTATGCAATAGCACATGCCATTCACAATGCGTTATGTGTGGAAAGAAATTCCACACGTCATTGTGACCAGTTTGCTAAGATTCAGTCCACACAG GTTTTCACTCAGCTGAGGAAAGTTAATTTCTCTCAGAATGGTTATAGTGTTTCGTTTGATGCCAATGGTGATCCTGTGGCCACATATGAGCTGGTAAACTGGCAGAAGAGTAAAACTGGGAGGAATGAGTTTGTGACAGTAGGATTCTATGATGCATCGCTGCCACTGGGCAGGGAGGTCCATATCAACAAGGACATCACATGGATGGAGGGAAGTACACAA GTGCCTGTGTCAGTGTGCAGTGAGAGCTGTCGTCCAGGAACTCGTAAAGTGCTGCAGAAAGGAAAACCTGTTTGTTGCTATGATTGTACACCATGTCCTGAGGGAGAAATAAGCAATGTTACAG attctcctgATTGTTTCCCTTGTCCCAGTGAGTTTTGGCCTAATGCAAATAGAGACTCTTGTCTCCCCAAGCCTGTGGAGTTTCTCTCCTTCAGTGAGGTCTTAGGAATCATCCTGGTCTCATTCTCAGTTGCTGGAGCCTGTTTGGCCATTATGACAGCGGCTGTGTTCTTCCGTCACAGGACGACCCCCATCGTCAGGGCCAATAACTCTGAGCTGAGCTTCCTGCTGCTCTTTTCACTCACTCTGTGTTTCTTATGTTCAATAACTTTCATCGGGACACCGTCTGAGTGGTCCTGTATGCTGCGACACACAGCGTTTGGAATCACCTTTGTGCTCTGCATCTCATGTGTCCTGGGAAAAACTATCGTTGTCTTAATGGCCTTTAAAGCTACACTTCCAGGCAGCAATGTCATGAAATGGTTTGGTCCTCCTCAACAAAGAATGACTGTAGTATCTGTCACATCAGTTCAGGTTTTGATCTGTATTATTTGGTTGGTTGTCAGCCCTCCTTTTCCAATGAAGAATCTGACCACATATAAAGAGAGGATCATCTTAGAGTGTGCATTAGGCTCTGCTATAGGGTTCTGGGCTGTGCTCGGGTACGTAGGACTACTGGCTGTCTTCTGCTTCGTGTTAGCTGTCCTGGCACGGAAACTTCCTGATAATTTTAATGAAGCCAAGTTTATCACCTTCAGCATGCTCATATTTTGTGCAGTGTGGATCACATTTATCCCAGCGTATGTCAGCTCTCCTGGAAAATTTACAGTTGCTGTTGAGATATTTGCCATTCTGGCCTCCAGTTTTGGATTAATACTGTGCATTTTTGCCCCAAAGTGTTATATCATACTGTTTAAGCCAGAGAAGAACACAAAGAAACATTTAATGAACAAAAGTCCACAGTAG